Proteins encoded in a region of the Triticum dicoccoides isolate Atlit2015 ecotype Zavitan chromosome 3A, WEW_v2.0, whole genome shotgun sequence genome:
- the LOC119272929 gene encoding nuclear transcription factor Y subunit B-1-like yields MADHHYTHLGGGSGSGSGVGGGGGGGGGGSPPERLHGGGGSGDQGIKEQDRLLPIANVGRIMKQVLPPNAKVSKEAKETMQECVSEFISFVTGEASDKCHKEKRKTVNGDDVCWAFSALGFDDYVDPMRRYLLKFRELEGDRAAAAASSRGGLPVPDASTSGAGASGSGNFMFEAMDRRDNTGPGTGRQF; encoded by the coding sequence ATGGCCGACCACCACTATACCCATCTCGGCGGCGGCAGCGGGAGCggcagcggcgtcggcggcgggggcgggggcgggggcgggggcagcCCGCCGGAGCGGCTGCACGGCGGCGGCGGGTCGGGGGACCAGGGTATCAAGGAGCAGGACCGGCTGCTGCCCATCGCCAACGTGGGGCGGATCATGAAGCAGGTGCTGCCCCCCAACGCCAAGGTGtccaaggaggccaaggagacgatGCAGGAGTGCGTGTCCGAGTTCATCAGCTTCGTCACCGGGGAGGCCTCCGACAAGTGCCACAAGGAGAAGCGCAAGACCGTCAACGGCGACGACGTCTGCTGGGCCTTCTCCGCGCTCGGCTTCGACGACTACGTCGACCCCATGCGCAGGTACCTCCTCAAGTTCCGGGAGCTCGAGggcgaccgcgccgccgccgccgcctcctcccgcggGGGCCTCCCCGTCCCCGACGCCTCCACCTCCGGCGCCGGCGCCAGCGGCTCCGGTAATTTCATGTTCGAAGCCATGGACAGGAGGGATAACACCGGCCCCGGCACCGGCAGGCAGTTTTGA